ATCAATTAAATCCTTGATGTCTGGGAATTTCTCAATTCTTGACTTAACCATATTTGAAATTTTTCGAATATCCAGAGGCTTTTTAATAACGGCCTCAATATATGGCTTGGCAAGTTCAAAAAACTTCTCCTCATCCATTGCCTTTAAATACTCTCCATTCATCCAACCAAACTTAACCATATCAAAAACAGCTGGAGATTTGCTGATATTGTGGTAATTGAATTTCTCTACCAATTCTGGCAACGAAAAGATTTCTTGATCGTCTTCTGGTGACCAACCAAGAAGTGCCACATAGTTGACAATGGCCTCTGGCAAATACCCTGCCTCCACAAGATCTTCAAATGATGCGTGACCACTACGCTTTGAAAGTTTTTTGTGTTCTTCATTAGTAATGAGTGGGCAGTGAACATATACTGGCACTTCCCATCCAAAAGCCTCATAGAGTCGATTATATTTTGGTGAGGAAGACAAATATTCATTTCCACGCACAACATGAGTAATTCCCATCAAATGGTCATCGACAACATTGGCAAAATTATATGTTGGATATCCATCTGACTTAATCAATACCATATCATCAAGTTCGGCATTGTCCACAGAAATATCTCCGTAGAGCTCATCATGGAAGGTGGTCTTTCCCTGTGTCGGATTATTTTGTCGAATAACATATGGCTTATTCGCAGCTAAATTTGCCTCCACTTCTTCCTTTGAAAGACCAAGACAATGCTTATCATAGCTCATAATTTCTTCGCCATTGACTGTTCTTTTTAGTGTAGCCAAGCGCTCGGCATCACAAAAGCAATAGTAGGCCTCTCCTTTTTCCACCAGCTTTTTTGCATATTCTAAATAAATGCCCTCTGCTTGTCGCTCGCTCTGCACATAAGGACCGCAACCACCGTCCTTATCTGGTCCCTCATCATGTACAAGCCCTGTTTCTTCCAGTGTCCTATAGATAATTTCTGTTGCACCCTCAACAAATCTTTCTTGATCTGTATCTTCAATGCGCAAGAGGAAATCCCCTCCCTCATGTTTGGCAATCAAATAGGCATAGAGTGCTGTTCTCAAGTTGCCCACATGCATTCTTCCTGTTGGACTTGGTGCATAGCGTGTTCTAATCTTTGTCATTCTTTTCTCTCACTTTCGTTATTATCGAAATATCGGCACAGCCAAAAGACTGTGCCGACATCATCTCTATAAATTAATCTTAATCTCTGGTGCTTCTTCACCGTTGACAACAAAGTAAGCTGCCGAATCATCTGCATTGATATAGACATCCATACTCTTGATGCTTACATCTTTATGTATATCCTTGTATGCTTTCTTTGCTTGTTTTACCAAAGCGTCAATATCTACATCTTTACCACCAAATTGAACTGCAGCCTTTACTTTTGTAACTACTGCCTTCTTTGGTGCTGCTGCCTTCTTTGTCTCTGTCTTTGGTGTCTCTGTTGTCTTTGTTGGCTCAACTTTTTTTGTCTCTGCCTTTGGAGCCTCTGCTTTTGGAGCCTCTTTTACTGCTACTACT
This region of Lachnospiraceae bacterium oral taxon 096 genomic DNA includes:
- a CDS encoding glutamate--tRNA ligase, giving the protein MTKIRTRYAPSPTGRMHVGNLRTALYAYLIAKHEGGDFLLRIEDTDQERFVEGATEIIYRTLEETGLVHDEGPDKDGGCGPYVQSERQAEGIYLEYAKKLVEKGEAYYCFCDAERLATLKRTVNGEEIMSYDKHCLGLSKEEVEANLAANKPYVIRQNNPTQGKTTFHDELYGDISVDNAELDDMVLIKSDGYPTYNFANVVDDHLMGITHVVRGNEYLSSSPKYNRLYEAFGWEVPVYVHCPLITNEEHKKLSKRSGHASFEDLVEAGYLPEAIVNYVALLGWSPEDDQEIFSLPELVEKFNYHNISKSPAVFDMVKFGWMNGEYLKAMDEEKFFELAKPYIEAVIKKPLDIRKISNMVKSRIEKFPDIKDLIDFFEEMPEYDIEMYNHKKMKSNTETSLKVLRETLPILEAQEDFSNDALFARLSEYVKETGVKTGFVMWPLRTALSGKQSTPAGATEIMEVLGKEESLQRIKLGIDKLQ